The window GGAACTGAGATTCAGAATCTGAACTTCACCTCAAGCATCCGAAAGGGTGCTTTTTTTGGCTGGCAGGACTTCGGCTGCCAGAACCTGCCGGGGCGGGGCCAGGGGCGGCGCTTCAGGGGCGCAGCCAGTACGGCAGTTCGAAGGGTTTGCTCCGCGCCCACTCGAAATCGAAGTCCTGCCGGCCCGCTTTCAGGGCGGCGGGATCGCTGGTCGCCAGCGTGTACTCGTTTAAGCCCCGGCTTCCGAACGAGGAGAAATGCAGGTTCAGGCTGCCGACCGCCAGCATCGCGTCGTCCACCAGCGCGGCCTTGGTGTGCATGCCGCCCGCCGTGCCGGACCAGCGGACCTGCAGGTGGTCTTCGAGGCCCAGCGGCCTGAGCTGCGCCCACAGGCTGGACAGCAGCGAGAGAGGCTCGACCTGCAGCAGCGGGTCATAGTCCAGCACCAGCCGCACGCGCACGCCCCGGTCCCGGATCGCCCCGACGATGGCCTGCCACACCGGCAGTATCTCCTGCGGAAAGGGACAGCCTCCCGGCGCGGTCAGGCTCAGGCTGCACTGCATCGTCCCGCTGACTTGCGACTGCATCAGGTCGATGCTGGTCCCGGCGGCGGCAAACAGGGCGGGCAGCGCCGCGTCCTGCGTCTCGTAGCCGGCGCGGCGGTACAGGCCGTAGGCCCGCGAAGTCCCGGCAGGGCGGGGCGGGGCCGTGTAAAACAGCGGGTAGGGCTCGGCGGCGTCCACCAGCGCGCAGCCCCGGCGCAGCGCGGCGACGCTCACGTCCTGCCCGCACTGCAGCCGGCGGCTCAACAGCCACGAATCGCGGAAGGCGGCCACGGTGTGTCGGGCCACCGGCCCCCGCAGCGTCAGCAGCAGATCGGTCAGGTCCAGGCCGCCGGGGGTGCTGGCCGGCAGGTGAAAGAAACTGATATTGACCCCCCCCGCCGCCGTTTCCTGCCCGTCGATCACCAGCAGCTTGAGGTGGTTGTGGGGGTAGGCGTAGGTGTAGTTGGCCAGTTCCAGCGTGAAGCCCGGCACCGAATCGTTCGAGAGCGGCACCCCGGCCTCCAGCAGCTGCCGCGCGGCGCTGTAAACGCTGCTGCTGGGGTCCAGCAGGGCGTCCAGGCGCACGCTGTTGCCGAACATCAGCCGCACGGTCACGCCCTGCGGGTAGCGTTCGGGGTGCTGGGCCACCGACGCCCTCAACTGGGCGACGGCGTGGGCCAGCAGCACGCCGGGGGAGGTGGCCCCGTCGTCCCACAGCATGTTCGCCAGCAGAACCTCGTGCTTGGCGCCCTCGATCTGGCGGGCCATCACGGCAAAGCCGCCCATCGGGTCCGGCGCCTGGCCGCTCAGGCCCGAGTCGTCGTTGGGAAAGTGGGTCAGCCCCACAAAGGCGTTGCCGCAACTCAGGGCCGCCCCCTGACCGCGCAGGTGGTCGTACAGCACGCGGTCCAGCGGAGCCTGCGGTTCGGGGCAGTCGGGGTCCACCGGTCCCCCGGCCTCCGCGCGGCCCAGGCCGTCCAGCGCGGCCAGATCGGGGGGCGACAGCGGACCGCTCAGCAGGGTCAGCGGCGGCGCGTTCGGCGCCAGTTGAGAGGCCCCGACGCCCGCGCCCAGCGTCAGCAGCACCCCCAGCAGCGCCACCGCGCCGAAGACCCGTAGAAACAGCAGTGTGCCCATACCCATTCGTTCCAGCTTAGGCGGGGGGTCAGGGCAGTATCTGACCCACCCTTTAACACTCCTGATAGCTTGAACCGCATGACCGCCCCCGATTGTCAGGTCCACAGCGTCAACGTCGGCCAGCCCAGCGCCGTTCAGATCGGCCCGCGCCCGCACGTCAGCGGCATCGACAAGCGGCCACAGCCGGGGCGCGTGCTGGTCAGCGTGAATGGTCTGGCCGGGGACCACGTGGTGGACACCAGGAATCATGGCGGCCCCGATCAGGCTGTCTACCTCTACACCCGCGAGGATTACGCCCACTGGGAAGCCCTGCTGGGGCGCGCGCTGCCGCCCGGTTGCTTTGGCGAGAACCTGCTGGTCAGTGGCCTGGAATCCGCCGACATGCGCGTGGGGGACGTGCTGGACATCGGGGGGGTGGGCGGCGTGCGGCTGGAAGTCACCGCGCCGCGCATTCCCTGCGCCACGCTGGCGGCCCATGTCGGCGATCGGGATTTTGTCCGGCAGTTCGTGGCGGTGGCCCGCCCCGGTTTCTACACCCGCGTGCTGCGCGGCGGTGAGGTGGGGCCGGGCGACGCCGTGCGCCTCATCCCTGGTTCGGCGAACGCCCCCAGCATCGGCGACCTGTTTGCGCTGTGGTACGACGCGGCCCCCGATCCGGCACGGCTGGAGCAGTACCTGAATTTTCCGCTGGCCGTGCGCGTGCGCGCCAGGGTGCAGCGGCGACTGGCCGAGGCGCGTGGGGCGCTCAGTCCGTGAAGCGCAGCAGGTAGCCGTCCGGGTCCTGCACCAGAAATTCACGCTGCCGGTGTTCGGTCTCGCCCTCCAAGTACACCGTGGTGCCAAGCGGCACGAAAATGGGGTACTTCTCGGCCAGCAGGCGGTCATAGATCGCCCGCACGTCTGGCACCTGCATCTGGAAGTTGATGCCGCGTCCGTAGGGCGGTGTCAGCGGGCCAGTCATCCACGCCTTGTCATGGACCTGTTCCAGCATCCACTGAAGACGGCCTAGGCTCAGGTAGGCGAAACCGGGGCGGGTGTAGTTGAGGGTGAAGCCAAACAGCCGGGTGTAGACGTCCAGACTGCGGGCCAGATCGCTCACCATCAGCTCTGGCACCAGCGCCGCCCATTCCTCCACCGGGACGTGCGAAACGTTTTGATCGCTCATGGGGGCAGTCTAATGAAAGCGCCAGCGGGCGCTCCGGTGGTCGGCCCACTTGAGCTGTCAGGAATCAGGAACAAACGTAGGCTCTCGGGCGCTGCGCTCAGCTGTTCTCTACTCGGTGTACGGCAATTCCAGCGGGAAAATCCGCCCGGCCAGCGTCTCCAGCCCCTTGCGCCCGGCGCGGCCCTGGCAGGATTCGGTGGCGGTGCACAGGGTCACGTAGCGGCTGCGGCGGGCGGCCACCACCACGCGGTACAGCGCGGCCTCGCTGCGGCTGCGGGTGTAGTGGCACAGGTCGCAGTGCAGGGCGTTCTTGCCCTTGGGGTCCAGCGGGGTGAATTCGGCCAGCTGGTCGCCGTGGACCAGGGCCAGCCGTCCGTCGGCCACCGGGTACAGGCCCAAGGTGGGCTGGGCGTCGCCCTCGTGGGGGCCAAACAGTTCGCGGTGCGTTTCGGGAAAGAGTTCCCGCAACAGGTCGCGGACACTATGTTCCTGTGGGCGCGGGTCGTTCATTACCGCTTAGCTTACCTGCCCGGCCCGTTCAGGAACGTGGACACTGGCACAGGCGGCGGCGGCCTGTGGGCCTAGACTGCGGAGCGTGACGCGGCTCCAGGCGCCTGAAACAACGGCGCGAAAAAAATTCACCCGGAGACCGGCATGAAAAGCCGCAGCGTCAATCGCAGCGGCATCGTGATTCGCCGCCGGGTGCTGCCGTCCGGCGACATCATCGTGACGCTGCTGACCCCGCAGGGCAAGGTCAAGGCGATTGCTCGCGGCGGGGTGCGCGGGCCGCTGGCCAGCCGCCTGAATCTGTTTCATCACGTCGGGGTCCAGACCTACCAGACCCCCAACAACGACCTGGGCACCGTCAAGCAGGCGGTGCTGGAGGGCGCCCTGCCCACGCTGGCCGAGCCGGAGCGGCACGCCTTCGCGCACCTGATGGCCGAATTTGCCGACGCGCTGTTTCAGGAGGGAGAATTCAGCGAGCAGGCCTTCGAGCTGTTCGCGGCGGCCCTGCGCGGGGTGGCGCGGCAGCCGGATCCCGAATGGGTGGCGCTGGTGATGAGCTACAAACTGCTGGGACTGGCGGGCATCGTGCCGCAGACGGCCCGCTGCGCCCGCTGCGGCGCGGCGGACCCCGAACATCCGGACCCGCTGGGCGGCCAGATGCTGTGCGCGGCCTGCGCCAGCCTGAGCGCCTACCCGCCCCAGTCGCTGGACTTTCTGCGCGGAGTGGTGCGCCGCACGGTGCGGGCCAACATGGACGCCCCGGTGCCGCCCGCCGAACGCCCGGCCCTGTGGCGTGCGCTGGAACGCTTCGTGACCGTGCAGGTCGGCGGCGTCCACAGCTGGCGGCAGCTGGTGCCCAGCACGCCGGAAATGACCGCCGTGGAAACGGTGTCTTAAGGGCAGTCCCTGTGCCAGGCGCAGTCTGATTCTGCCTGCTTTCCGCCCGCGCCGTCTCGCCCACGCGGCCCCTCCCCCGTCACGAGGAATCCTTGTCGTCTGAGCCCTTCCACCCACTCCAGCAGGCCCTGGCCGATGCCCAGCAGCAGATCCGGGTGCTGTCTACCTTCGTCGCGCTGACACAGGCGGCCTCCCAGACCTCCGATCTGGAAACGCTGGCCCGGCACGCCCAGGAGGCCTTGCAGGCCAATCTCCCTGGGTTGCAGGCGGCCTTTTACCGGCGGGTGGGCGGGCGCTGGGTGGCGCAGGTGACGACGGCGGGCCTTCCGGAGGCGTTGCAGGCCGTTCTTCAACAAGGCCTGTCCCTGGAAACCCCGAGTTTCGTGCAGGCGGTCGACGCCGGGGAGCCGATCTTTTTCGATGACTGGAGCGCCAGGGAACAGCAGATTCCGCTTGCCGAGGGGTTCCGGAGCGTGGCGCTCGCCCCCTACTTCCGGGGCGGACAGCCCCACGCCATGCTCACGGTGGCGTTCGGCCGCGCCGAGGCCTGGACCGAACAGCGGCGGCAACTCTTTATCTCGGTCCATCAGGCCTTGCTCAGCGCCCAGCAGCGCGAGATCCAGTCGGATTTCGAGGAACGCGAGCTGGGACTGCAGGCCTTCGTGAAGCTGACCGAGGCCATCGGCGTGGGGACGGACCATCTGGAAGCAGCCCAGCGGGCCCATGACCTGCTGCTGGAGTTGCTGCCCGGCTGGTCTTTCGGCTATTACGAGTTGCAGGGCGATCTGTGGAAGGCGCTGCTGGCCGACGTGCCAGACCCCACGCTGCGCCAGTTGCTGTACGACGGTCTGCCGGCCGACACGCCGGGCTTCCAGGCGGCGGTGCAGGCGGGCGGCCCGGTGTTCTTCGACCACTGGAACGCCGCCGAACAGGGGTTCGCCCATACCGAGGCTTACGGCGTGGCGGCCTTTTACCCCTACCTGCGCCGGGGGCGGCCCGTCGCCATGTTCGTGATCGGCTCCCAGCACGAACGCGTTTGGAAGTCACAGGACCGGGGGGTGTTCGAGGCCGTGGGCCGCAGCCTGGAACTGGCGCTGGAGCGGTCCTGGGCCGCCGCCGAACTGGAGCACAGTTACCGCCTGCTGCAGCGCAGCAATCTGGAACTCAAGGCCGCCAACCAGGAGCTGGAAGCCTTCGCGTACAGCGCCTCACACGACTTGCGGACCCCGGTGCGGCACGTCAAGGGCTTTACCGAACTGATCCGCCGCGCCCTGAATGGCGGCCACCCCGAGAAGGCCGCGCGGCCCCTGGAAGTGCTGGACGAGGCCGCCGATCAGATGACCCGCATGATCGACGCCATGCTGGACCTGTCGCGCAGCACCCGCCAGCCGCTGCTGCGCCAGGACGTCGCGCTGGGCCAGCTGGTGCAGGACGCCCGCCAGGACGTGCTTGACGAGCTGGAAGGCCGCCAGATCGAGTGGCGGCTGGGCGCGCTGCCCACCGTGCGGGGGGACCGCGCCACGCTGCGGCAGGTCATGACCAACCTGCTGAGCAACGCGGTCAAATTCACCCGCCGCCGCGAACACCCGGTCATCGAGGTCTGGACCGACGAGGACGAGGCCGGCTGGACGGTCTCGGTCCGGGACAACGGTGCGGGCTTCGATCCGGCGTATCAGGCCAAGCTGTTCGGTCCCTTTCAGCGCCTGCACCTGCAAAAAGACTTCGAGGGCACCGGGATCGGGCTGGCCACCGTACGGCGCATCATCCTGCGCCACGGGGGGCGCGTCGCCGCCAGCAGTGCGCCGGGGCAGGGGGCCACCTTCAGCTTCACCCTGCCGCGGGAAGTGCATGGGGAGCCGGAAGAGGATCCGCTGGCCCTGGGCGGCTAGTCCTCTCCCCCGCCCGCTGCCGCGATGGCCCCCAGCAGCGCCACCGGAGCCGTTTCCGCCCGCAGAATGCGCGGCCCCAGCGTGACCGCGTGTGCGCCGCGTCCGGTGAGTTCGGCCACCTCGGCGTCGGTCAGGCCGCCCTCCGGGCCGGTCAGCACGGTTACGGGCGCGCCCCAGTCCAGCAGGGCCATGATCCGGCTCGCCGATCCCGGCTGGGCCACGAACAACTGCCCCTCCCAGCGGAAATCGGCCAGGGACAGGGGAGCGCGCACTTCGGGCACCACCGCGCGGCGCGACTGTTTGCTGGCCTCCTCGGCCACCCGCTGCAACCGCAGCAGCTTCTGTGCCCCGATGTCACGGGCGTCGGCGCGGGCGGTGACCAGCAACTGCACCCGCGCCACGCCCAGCTCGGTGGCGGCGCGCACCACGTCCGAGAGCTTGTCGCCCTTCAGGAGTGCCGCCGCCAGCGTCAGGGGAAACGGGGTTTCCGCCGCGCCGCCCAGCGCCTCGCCCAGGGTCAGGACGGCGCGGCCAGCGTCGAGTTCGGCGATCCAGGCTTCCGCTTCCGCACCCTGCCCGTCGAACACGCGCAGCGCGTCGCCCACCCGCAGCCGCAGGACGTGCAGATGACGGGCCTCACGCGGGCCGAGGTCCATGCGGGGTGTCAGGGCCGTCACCCGGATGCGCGGGGCGGTCATGCGTTCGGTAACGTGGCCGTGACCAGCGCCCACTCGCCGTCCTCGCGCACGGTGACGGCCCCGAAGCCTTCACGGTCCAGGGCGGCGCGAACGAGGTCCAGCTTGCTCGTCAGGATGCCGGTCAGGATCAGCGGGGAGCCGGGGCGCAGCGCGGCGGCGTACTCGCCGGCCAGCAGATCGTGCAACTCGGCATAGAGGTTGGCGACCAGCACGTCGAACACCTCGTCGGATTCGTCATCCAGGCCCAGGCTGCCTTCCGCGAAGGTCACGCGGCCTGTCGGCACGCCGTTGATGTCCGCGTTCTCGGTGGCGATGGGAATGGTCAGCGGATCGATGTCCAGCCCGGTGGCGTGGTCCGCGCCCAGCAGCGCCGCCGCGATGGCGAGGACGCCGCTGCCGGTGCCCACGTCCAGCACCCGTGTGCCACTCAGGTCCAGGGCCGACAGCGCCTCCACCGCCATGCGCGTGGTGGCGTGGTGGCCGGTCCCGAAGGCCATGCCCGGCTCGATGATCAGGGGCACCTGTCCGTCTTCCACCTCATGGCGCAGCCACGGCGGCACGATGGTCACACGGCCCGCATGGACTGGCCGCAGCGTGGCCTTGAACTGGGCCTGCCAGTCCTGCTCGGCCTCGTCGCGCCACTCGCCGTCCGCGATATCAGCGTCCAGTTCTGCGCGGGCGTCGAAGTAGGCGCGGATCAGCCCGGCGCGTTCTTCCAGGCCCGTCGCCCCCGCTTCCCACAGCAGGTCCAGATGCGCCTCGCGCGTTTCAAAGGTTCCAGGCAGGTGGTAGACCAGCATAGAGAGGAGTTTAAAGGTCTGAACGTCAAAAGGACGAAATGCGGAGGGCAATTCGGAAGGAGGGAAGCCAAACTACGACGCCAGAGCCAACCACACCCCGGCTCTCGTCCACCAAACCAGGTGGGATGTAGACGCCCGCACCGCCCCACAAGGCCCCGCCCCTATACTGCCGCGCATGGAACTTGCCATTGTCGGCGTCGGAAAACTGGGCCTGGCCCTGCTGGAGGGGGTGACAGCGCGCGGCGGCATCGCGCCCGCGCAGATCGGTCTGATCGACGCGAACACCGCCCGCGTGCAGGACATCGCCGCGCGCACCGGGGCGCGGGTCATCGCCCCGGCGGACCTGGGACAGGCCCAGCGCATCCTGATCAGCCTGCAACCGCGCGTGTTTCCCGAGACCAGCGAGTGGCTGGCGCAGGAAAACGCCGGGTACATCAGCACCATGGCCGGGGTCAGTGTGGCGAGCCTGGCGCGGCGGCTGGGCACGCAGCGGGTGGTGCGCGTGATGCCCAATCTGGCCGCCACCATCGGGCTGTCGCAGACCGCCATCACCGGGCCGCGCGAGGCCGCCGATGCGGGCGACTTGGCCTTCGCGCACCACCTGTTCGGGGCGGTGGGCGACGCCTATGACCTGCCCGAACACCTGTTCAACGCCTTTACCGGCATGAGCGCCTCTGGCCCGGCCTACGCCGCCGTGGTGGCCGAGGCGCTGGCCGACGGCGGCGTCCGCATGGGCCTGCCACGCGTGCTGGCCAACGAACTGGCGGCCAAACTGCTGGTGGCCAGCGGCGAACTGCTGCAACGCCGCGCCCACCCCGGCATGCTCAAGGACGAGGTGGCCTCGCCCGGCGGCACCACCATCGCCGGACTGGCGGCGCTGGAAGCGGCGGGCGTGCGCGGCGGCCTGATGCACGCGGTGATCGAGGCCACCCGGCGCGGCACCGAACTGGGACTGGACCAGGAATAGCCTGAAGACGCGAACAGCCTTTCTCCAGCGTCAGAACGCCGTGAAGGTCCGCGCTCTAGGCTGGCCCGGCCATGTCCGCTGACCAGAATCCTGCCCGCGCCCGTCTTCGCCTCTTGCCTGCGCTGCTGTTGGGCAGTCTGGCGTGGGCCGCCGCGCAGGGCGGGGCCTACCCCAACTATTACCCGCACGCCTCCGGCATTCACTGGACCTACAGCAACGGCGAGACGCAGGTGGTGGGCCCCGCCGTGACGCACCGGGGCGTGCGGGTGGTGCCGGTCAGCCACCAGTTCGGGGGTCAGACGTTCACGCAGGACCTGCTGGAGTACCGCCCCGACGGCAGCGTGTGGCTGCGCGGCGTTAACGTGGGCGGACGGTTGAGCTGGTACGCTGCGCCCCTCAACGTCTACCCGCCCGCGCCGCTCGTGCCCGGCCAGCGCTGGAGCAGCGGCAGTGGCGCCCTGAAAGCCAACAGCGCCGTGACGGGCGTGGCCGCCGTTGACGCGGCGGGCCGCAAATACAACGCCCTGAGAATCCGCACCGAGACCACTCTGGACGGGCAGGTCAGCGTGCGGACCGTGTATTTCGTGCCCGGTCTGGGCGTGGTGCGCCACGAGACGGCGGACGGCAGCCGGGCGGAGCTGCTGCGCTAGCGCCCTGACCACCCCGCCTGCGTTCCGTCGTCGCCGCGTGACGGGGGCGACCTCCCGCGCCGGCCCGCACGCCTGACGCAGCGGGAATGCGATACTTCCGGCATGGACGTTCTCGCGCTGTACCGTCAGGCCGGGGCCTACCACGAGGGGCATTTTCTGCTCGCCAGTGGCCGCCACAGCCCCAAATTCCTGCAAAGCACCACTGTGCTGCAATACCCGCACCTGACCGGCCAGATCGCCGCCGCGATGGCCCAGAAACTCATGGACGCGGGCGTGCAGGCCAGCCTGCTGATCGGTCCCGCGATGGGCGGCGTGGTGCTGGCCTACGAGGTGGCGCGGCATTACGGCGGCGACGACGTCCGAGCCATTTTTGCCGAGAAGGACGGGCAGGGCGGCATGAAGATCCGGGAGGCGTTCACGGTGGCGCCGGGTGAGCCGTTCATCGCCGTGGAGGACGTGCTGACCACCGGGGGCAGCGTCCTGAAAGCCGTGCGCGCCGCCGAGGCCGCCGGGGGCAAATGCGCGGCCATCGCCTGCATCGTGGACCGCCGCGCCGTGGACGGCCCGCTGGACGGCCATCCGCTGGTGTCGCTGACCCGGCTGGTCTTCGACACCTACCCGCCGGACGAGGTGCCGGACTGGCTGGCCGAGCTACCGCTGCAGGAGATCTGAAGCGGACTCCGAGTCAATCGTTTGCCCCTCGGGGAAGTGCCGATTGCCAACTCCATGCCCCGAACCCGCTCCTCTCCTTCTCTATCGCTTTGCAAGCCCGCTCGGACTGAGTCACTTCGTCAAGGATTCAATCGGAGTCCGCCTGGGTCGAACACACGGGTCATAAACTTCACCGTTCCCTGGACAGCGCCGACAGCCCAAAAGGGGATGCTGTCCAGAAAGGGCGGCAGGCCCAGCGTTCTCAGCCCCATAATGACCCCGGATGCGCCGCCCTTCCCTTCCCCCCATTCCGGCGCTGCTGCTGTCCATGCTGAGCATTCAGGCGGGCGCGGCCTACGCCAAAACGCTGTTCCCGCTGATCGGCCCGCTGGGCACCACCGGGCTGCGCGTGGGGCTGGCCGCCGGCATCCTGATGGTGATTTTCCGGCCCAACCTGCGCCTGCTGACACGGCGCGACTGGCAGGCTGTGATTCCCTACGGCGCGGTGCTGGGCCTGATGAACCTGACGTATTACCTGTCGCTGGAGCGGCTGCCGCTGGCGATTGCCGTGACGCTGGAATTCCTGGGGCCTTTGTTGCTGGCGGCGGCGCTGTCGCGGCGGGCGCTGGACTTCCTGTGGGTGGCGCTGGCCGGGGCGGGCATCTGGCTGATCTCACCGCACGGCACCGCAGGCGCGCTCGATCCCATCGGCGTGGCGCTGGCGCTGGTGGCGGGAGCGTTCTGGGCCGCCTACATCCTGCTGGGCGGCGCGGTGGGGCGGCGGCTGCCCGGCACGACGGGCGTGGCGGTGGGGATGCTGGTGGCCGCCGCCGTGTGCGTGCCGTTCGGGGTGGCGCAGGCGGGCACAGCGCTGCTGGCTCCGGGCGTGCTGCTGACCGGCCTGGGCGTGGCCGCGCTGTCCAGCGCCCTGCCCTACAGCCTGGAGATGCGCGCCCTGCGGCTGGTGCCCCCACGCGTCTTCGGCGTGATGATGAGCGTCGAGCCCGCGATGGGCGCCGTGTGCGGCCTGCTGTTTCTGGGCGAGGCGCTGCTGGGCCTGCAATGGCTCGCGATTGCCTGCGTGATTCTGGCCAGCGCGGGCATCAACCTGACCACGCCGCGCCCGGTGCCCGTGGTGGAGCCGGTGAACTAGCCCATACGGACTGCCGTTGGTAACGCGGCAGAAATCGGGACAGCGCCGATGTCCACACTCCACGTCCGGAACCCCTCTTTCTCCTGCTCGGATGTCCAGATGTTTTCAACACCTTTCCATCGGAGTCCGTATCAGGTGGGTTTGCGGGCCACGAACAACACCCGCGTGAAGGCGTAGAACACCCGCTCGCCGGGAAAGGCGTCCGTCAATTTCTGGAGGTACGCCGCCTCAAACCGCCGCCCGGTCTCTGTATCCAGCCGCGAGAGGTACGGCACCAGCGCCGTGCCGCGCGTCCAGTCCAGCAGGCCCGCCGCGCCGTCCAGCACCACCGGGTAGACCCGGCTGAGGGCCGTGATGTCCGTGGCCCCCAGCGCGTCCAGCGTCTCGGCGTAGGCGGCGGGCGTCAAGACCGGCGAGGCTCCATGCGCCGGGCCGAAGCGCGTGAAGCCGCCCAGTTCAGCGCGGAAGTCATCCGCCGTTGCCGACAGCAGGCGGTGCGAGGCGTGATCATGGTTGGCGGGCACCTGCACCGCCAGCACGCCGCCGGGGCGCAGGCGCGGCCACAGGCGGGCCAGCAACGTGGGGTGATCGGGCAGCCACTGCAGCGCCGCGTTGGAATACATCAGATCGTAGGTGCCGTCCAGTTCGAGGATAGTTCCCCCCTCGAAGCGCAGGTTGGGGGCACTGTGTTCCCGCGCCCGCGCCAGCATCTCCGGGCTGCTGTCCAGGCCCAGCACCCGCGCCGCCGGAAAACGGGCGGCCAGCGCGGCGGCCTGCTCGCCCGTCCCGCAGCCCAGATCGACGATCTCGCGGTAAGGCCCGTCCGGCAGCATCGCCTGAAGATCGCGGGCGGGGGCGCTGCGGGCCTCTTTGAAACGGTGGTACTGATCCGGGTTCCAGGTCATAGCACGAGCTTAAGGGTAGAGGATTTCAGAGTGTGCGTACCCTGGTGGTAACAGCCGGGACTCTCCCCTGTCAGTCTCCTGGGACGATGCGAATGCTCTAGACTCCGCAGCAATGTTGGCAATTATCGGCGCGATGGACGAAGAAATCGAGTTGTTGCTGGGTGATCTGCAGGGGCGTCAGGAGCTGGCCTACCCCGGCGCCACGCTGTACCGGGGACAGCTGGACGGCACGGACATCCTGCTCACGCGCGGCGGCATCGGCAAGGTGAACGCGGCCCTGACCACCGCGCATCTGCTGGCGGCGGGGGCCACGCGCCTCATCTTTACCGGGGTGGCCGGGGGCGTGCACCCTGACCTGCGGGTGGGCGACATCGTGGTCAGCACCGATTGCGTGCAGCACGACGTGGACGTGACCGCGCTGGGGTACGCGCTGGGCACTGTGCCGGGGGAAGCGCCCGCCTGGGCCGCCGACAAGACGTTGCGGGCGGCGGCCGTGGCAGCAGCAGGTGAGGTGTCCGGGGTGCGCGTGATCGAGGGCCGGGTTGCCAGTGGGGATCAGTTCATCGCCTCGCCGGAGGGGGTGCGGCGGCTGCAAACGGTCTTCGACGCCGCCTGCGCCGAGATGGAGGGGGCCGCCGTCGCGCAGGTGTGCGCCAAGGCGAGCGTGCCCTTCGTGATCATCCGCAGCGTCAGCGATACGGCGGACGGCAGCGCGGGCGTGGACTACCGAGAGTTCATGCCGCAGGTGGCCCGCCACGCCAAGGCCGTGGTGCGCGGCATGCTGGCCCGCCTGAGCCCCGCCGCTGATGACGACACCTGAACCCTCCACCACGGCCCGCCTCTCGGCCCCGGTGCGCTTCGTGCTGGGCCTGGGCGTGCTGGTGGGCTTTTCCGCCGCCGGACAGGCGCTGGTGACTGTGACCGGGCTGCCGCTGCCGGGCTCGGTGGTGGGGCTGGCGCTGCTGTGGGCGGCGCTGGGGCTGAAAATCGTGCGCCTGCACTGGATCGCGGACGCCGCC is drawn from Deinococcus radiopugnans ATCC 19172 and contains these coding sequences:
- the proC gene encoding pyrroline-5-carboxylate reductase, whose translation is MELAIVGVGKLGLALLEGVTARGGIAPAQIGLIDANTARVQDIAARTGARVIAPADLGQAQRILISLQPRVFPETSEWLAQENAGYISTMAGVSVASLARRLGTQRVVRVMPNLAATIGLSQTAITGPREAADAGDLAFAHHLFGAVGDAYDLPEHLFNAFTGMSASGPAYAAVVAEALADGGVRMGLPRVLANELAAKLLVASGELLQRRAHPGMLKDEVASPGGTTIAGLAALEAAGVRGGLMHAVIEATRRGTELGLDQE
- a CDS encoding sensor histidine kinase — protein: MSSEPFHPLQQALADAQQQIRVLSTFVALTQAASQTSDLETLARHAQEALQANLPGLQAAFYRRVGGRWVAQVTTAGLPEALQAVLQQGLSLETPSFVQAVDAGEPIFFDDWSAREQQIPLAEGFRSVALAPYFRGGQPHAMLTVAFGRAEAWTEQRRQLFISVHQALLSAQQREIQSDFEERELGLQAFVKLTEAIGVGTDHLEAAQRAHDLLLELLPGWSFGYYELQGDLWKALLADVPDPTLRQLLYDGLPADTPGFQAAVQAGGPVFFDHWNAAEQGFAHTEAYGVAAFYPYLRRGRPVAMFVIGSQHERVWKSQDRGVFEAVGRSLELALERSWAAAELEHSYRLLQRSNLELKAANQELEAFAYSASHDLRTPVRHVKGFTELIRRALNGGHPEKAARPLEVLDEAADQMTRMIDAMLDLSRSTRQPLLRQDVALGQLVQDARQDVLDELEGRQIEWRLGALPTVRGDRATLRQVMTNLLSNAVKFTRRREHPVIEVWTDEDEAGWTVSVRDNGAGFDPAYQAKLFGPFQRLHLQKDFEGTGIGLATVRRIILRHGGRVAASSAPGQGATFSFTLPREVHGEPEEDPLALGG
- a CDS encoding MOSC domain-containing protein, whose amino-acid sequence is MTAPDCQVHSVNVGQPSAVQIGPRPHVSGIDKRPQPGRVLVSVNGLAGDHVVDTRNHGGPDQAVYLYTREDYAHWEALLGRALPPGCFGENLLVSGLESADMRVGDVLDIGGVGGVRLEVTAPRIPCATLAAHVGDRDFVRQFVAVARPGFYTRVLRGGEVGPGDAVRLIPGSANAPSIGDLFALWYDAAPDPARLEQYLNFPLAVRVRARVQRRLAEARGALSP
- the recO gene encoding DNA repair protein RecO, with the protein product MKSRSVNRSGIVIRRRVLPSGDIIVTLLTPQGKVKAIARGGVRGPLASRLNLFHHVGVQTYQTPNNDLGTVKQAVLEGALPTLAEPERHAFAHLMAEFADALFQEGEFSEQAFELFAAALRGVARQPDPEWVALVMSYKLLGLAGIVPQTARCARCGAADPEHPDPLGGQMLCAACASLSAYPPQSLDFLRGVVRRTVRANMDAPVPPAERPALWRALERFVTVQVGGVHSWRQLVPSTPEMTAVETVS
- a CDS encoding phospholipase D-like domain-containing protein, with product MGMGTLLFLRVFGAVALLGVLLTLGAGVGASQLAPNAPPLTLLSGPLSPPDLAALDGLGRAEAGGPVDPDCPEPQAPLDRVLYDHLRGQGAALSCGNAFVGLTHFPNDDSGLSGQAPDPMGGFAVMARQIEGAKHEVLLANMLWDDGATSPGVLLAHAVAQLRASVAQHPERYPQGVTVRLMFGNSVRLDALLDPSSSVYSAARQLLEAGVPLSNDSVPGFTLELANYTYAYPHNHLKLLVIDGQETAAGGVNISFFHLPASTPGGLDLTDLLLTLRGPVARHTVAAFRDSWLLSRRLQCGQDVSVAALRRGCALVDAAEPYPLFYTAPPRPAGTSRAYGLYRRAGYETQDAALPALFAAAGTSIDLMQSQVSGTMQCSLSLTAPGGCPFPQEILPVWQAIVGAIRDRGVRVRLVLDYDPLLQVEPLSLLSSLWAQLRPLGLEDHLQVRWSGTAGGMHTKAALVDDAMLAVGSLNLHFSSFGSRGLNEYTLATSDPAALKAGRQDFDFEWARSKPFELPYWLRP
- a CDS encoding 50S ribosomal protein L11 methyltransferase, with protein sequence MLVYHLPGTFETREAHLDLLWEAGATGLEERAGLIRAYFDARAELDADIADGEWRDEAEQDWQAQFKATLRPVHAGRVTIVPPWLRHEVEDGQVPLIIEPGMAFGTGHHATTRMAVEALSALDLSGTRVLDVGTGSGVLAIAAALLGADHATGLDIDPLTIPIATENADINGVPTGRVTFAEGSLGLDDESDEVFDVLVANLYAELHDLLAGEYAAALRPGSPLILTGILTSKLDLVRAALDREGFGAVTVREDGEWALVTATLPNA
- a CDS encoding bleomycin resistance protein; the protein is MSDQNVSHVPVEEWAALVPELMVSDLARSLDVYTRLFGFTLNYTRPGFAYLSLGRLQWMLEQVHDKAWMTGPLTPPYGRGINFQMQVPDVRAIYDRLLAEKYPIFVPLGTTVYLEGETEHRQREFLVQDPDGYLLRFTD
- a CDS encoding 16S rRNA (uracil(1498)-N(3))-methyltransferase, encoding MTAPRIRVTALTPRMDLGPREARHLHVLRLRVGDALRVFDGQGAEAEAWIAELDAGRAVLTLGEALGGAAETPFPLTLAAALLKGDKLSDVVRAATELGVARVQLLVTARADARDIGAQKLLRLQRVAEEASKQSRRAVVPEVRAPLSLADFRWEGQLFVAQPGSASRIMALLDWGAPVTVLTGPEGGLTDAEVAELTGRGAHAVTLGPRILRAETAPVALLGAIAAAGGGED